One genomic segment of Desmodus rotundus isolate HL8 chromosome 5, HLdesRot8A.1, whole genome shotgun sequence includes these proteins:
- the LOC123478065 gene encoding LOW QUALITY PROTEIN: large ribosomal subunit protein eL21-like (The sequence of the model RefSeq protein was modified relative to this genomic sequence to represent the inferred CDS: inserted 2 bases in 1 codon), protein MTNTKGKRRGTHYMFSRPFRKHGVVPLATYMRIYEKGDIVDIKGMGTVQKGMPHKCYHGKTGRVYSVTQHAVGIVVNKXKGKILAKRINVRIEHIKHSKSRDSFLKRVKENDQKEKEAKEKGTWVQLKRQPAPPREAHFVRTNGKEPELLEPIPYEFMA, encoded by the exons ATGactaacacaaagggaaagaggagaggtacCCATTACATGTTCTCTAggccttttagaaaacatggagtAGTTCCTTTGGCTACATACATGCGAATCTACGAGAAAGGTGATATTGTAGATATCAAGGGAATGGGCACTGTTCAGAAAGGAATGCCCCACAAATGTTACCATGGAAAAACTGGAAGAGTCTACAGTGTTACCCAGCATGCGGTGGGCATTGTCGTAAACAA CAAGGGCAAGATTCTTGCCAAAAGAATTAATGTACGAATTGAGCATATTAAGCACTCAAAGAGTCGAGATAGCTTCCTGAAACgtgtgaaggaaaatgatcaaaaagagaaggaagccaaagagaaaggtacCTGGGTTCAACTGAAGCGGCAGCCTGCTCCACCCAGAGAAGCACACTTTGTGAGAACTAATGGAAAGGAACCTGAGCTGTTGGAACCCATCCCCTATGAATTCATGGCATGA